Proteins from a genomic interval of Candidatus Omnitrophota bacterium:
- a CDS encoding BrnT family toxin — translation MISFEFDQTKSVSNLEKHGIDFVQAQKLWDDPDLLEIPARTSDEPRVLIIGKIAIKHWSAVITYRQGHIRIISVRRSRKDEVELYESEKF, via the coding sequence ATGATTTCCTTTGAATTCGACCAAACCAAAAGCGTTTCCAATCTGGAAAAGCACGGAATTGATTTTGTTCAGGCCCAAAAGCTCTGGGATGATCCAGATCTTTTGGAAATCCCAGCAAGAACATCAGATGAACCAAGGGTTTTGATAATTGGAAAAATTGCCATAAAACATTGGTCAGCAGTGATAACTTATCGGCAAGGCCATATCAGGATAATCTCGGTCCGAAGATCAAGAAAAGATGAGGTTGAGTTGTATGAAAGCGAAAAATTTTGA
- a CDS encoding CopG family transcriptional regulator encodes MKAKNFDEKFDDGESILSSLDLTKAKRSSRDQKRVNVDFPKWMIEALDREAKRLNVTRQSIIKIWLAERLEKQTLAA; translated from the coding sequence ATGAAAGCGAAAAATTTTGATGAAAAATTTGATGATGGAGAAAGCATTCTGAGTAGCCTTGATCTAACAAAGGCCAAAAGATCATCCCGTGACCAAAAACGAGTCAATGTCGACTTTCCAAAATGGATGATTGAAGCTCTGGACAGAGAAGCTAAACGATTAAATGTGACCAGGCAATCAATCATCAAGATTTGGCTTGCAGAGCGCCTAGAGAAACAAACACTAGCAGCTTAA